TAACAGCATGATTTTACGCATTTCACGGGTGTTTGGGAGGTACAGTTGCCATATAAATTGGTGGTTCGCAGACGTCCGCAGACGTCCGTACCGGCGCCCCGCGGTGCTCTGCACGCCCCCAGACGGTTCGGAtcgctttgttgctatgggaaccgccCGTTCGGCCGTCCGGCCCGGGCGGGGCCGTATCGGCTCGAACCGTTCGAACGGCCCGCTCCAGGCCGCCGCCCGAAAGCGTTCGAACCATGCCGTCCGGGACCAGTCCGGGACGTAGTCCGGGCTAGTCCAAGCGGCCAATCTGGACTCTTTATGGCCGTCCGAACCGTTCTGCGAACTGTCGAGCGTCCGTCCCGTCCGACCGACCCGTCCGACCCCCGGACTATTGCATGGTTCGAACTGACGGTTCATGCCGGTTCGGACTAGTCcgggacgggcaaattttcacacaggcaTGTATCAAATCAAAACATGTTTTCCAATCTCTCTGACCTTAGCTCATAATTCTACCCCTCATAACCATCTATTCTTACATCACCATCATGTGTTTTGAAGCTGATGGCGTTTTTCCTTTATATCAACACAAACActtagaaattttaaaaaagaccTCCTGTAGTTGTTCAACTGTGAAGCTGTACTGCGCATGCTCCCTCCCGGCGTGCTGATGTTCCAGCAGGAAGGCGTCGATGAAGTCCCGGATGTCGTTAGGGTCAAAGGTCGCTCTGTGCTTCTTGATCTGTTCCCCACAAAAGGCCTGGAGTTTTGGAAAGTTCCTTGCTAACTTTTGATGTTCCTGCGACCCGAAGGGAAGGTGTCGGAACACGGGATGGATGTTGATGAGGATATCCTTACCGGGTGTGGCATTTACCACTTCGCTTATGAGATGACTGAGCCACAAAAACTCGGGGTCGCCATACTCGAACCGCTTCCCGAACACGATGGAGCAGATGATGTTAGAAACAGAGTTTTGTAACAGAGGTTTGGTGTTGAATGGCTCTCCGTCTTTCGCCACAAGTTCCTGACTAAGAGCAGCGGCCTCCTCACAAATCTTCCCCTCCAGGCTCCGCTTGCCGACGCCGAAGTCTCGGAGGGTCTTCATTGCAAACTTCCGCTGATGCTTCCAGTCCGAGCCAAAATCGGCAAAAATTATACCTGAAAATAATCATTACGTTAACTCACAAGTGTGACACCTCTGACAAAGATGAATATGGAACTGCACATAGGATTGcaaacaaatttcaaacaaaacattcGGAATTGACCTCTTGTCTATTTGGCGCTAGAATCCGTTGATTGACTTTTATCTTTGACGAAATAGAACTTAATAATTTGGAGGACATCATTGTGTGACCCTTATATGTTTGCGTCAAATTTAGATTGTATCTTTTTAGCAAAACCCAAAATACAGGTTTTTGATCCCAAAAATGCGCCAGCCATGTACACCTACTGGATTGCGTTCGAATTCTGAAGcaacagaaatgaaaacaatgtcTCTAGAGGCCTAAATGAAGAAATATAACTTTGACATGATAAGATAtgatcaatcattcaatcaatcaatatccTTTATTTAGACTGGATTAGTCCTGTCGGCCTCAGCCGCACTTCCCACGggaaaaatacataaataaataaatgaaattgatACAAATTATCATAATAACTTAAAATATATAAGATATGATAGACTTGCCTTTCGTGGTGTCTCTAGCCGTCCCATCCCCGCGTAGATCCACCAGTACAGGGGGAGCCTTCCGACTGGAGAAGTCCTCGGCCCTCTTAACCAGGACTGACCGGATCGTCCGGTACCCGCTGATGACGACATTCAGGTCACGTGCGTTCCAGAACGTCATGACGTCACCGTACTGCCAGGCCAGGTCGGTGATGGTGTCGGGAAAGAAGTCAAACTGGTTGGGATacagttggtaatgagttagtcgGGAACATTTTGATAGTCATCAACAGTTTAAGATAATGGCATCATAATTATAACTTATTGACACTGACAACATTAGTGTCTTCATATCTTTATATCTACTacaatttttcaaaatcaaggaACCCATGTACTATTGAAGAAGTCTTCCACTGCCTGCAAATGAGACGTCAAACTGAACGGAAGTAGATTCAAACCTTAGAATTCCACTTCATTAGTGTATATTAAGTATAAGTATACTTTTAAGTATAACTGTAGTTATGATCCTTatttcatactacatgtacttgcgaTTAATTATAACCCCCTGGGAAtgtatttgcaaataaactattTGCTTTATTAAATGTGCAGCATCCCTAGTACTACCCTCCGGAGTTACCATTGTCTCTTTTCTTTTCCATGCTAGGATGATATCTACAATTTGAAATAATTGATTTTGATATTGAGTCATGCAGCTTTTGTGTTTTCATCCCGGACCTGGCTCAATGGTGCTAGTGACTCTTCTCTGCTGGCAGTCTGAACTAGACCCTGAActaaaaagtttgaaaacttgGTTTTGGTAGGTCATATCTCCGTTGTAACTTTTTAGATTTCATTTATATTTCATACCTTAACTTCATTCATTAACCTTTGCATTAGTACCCATATGCTATGGGTCGAGCACCAAGGCTGCTTATGTGAGCGGGGTCAAGAGAAAAAAGTGTCGAAATTTCCCTCGATGATTTGTCTGTTGACATAAAGGGTTACATAATATGTAGACCTTCTCAATGGTATATAACACAATAGAAGTGAAGTCAACCTCACCCTCTAGCTATAGTGAAACTCCGATAGTTCTTCATAGAGCAGGATGCGTCACCGAGATCGAGAACAACAAAACTTCGGGGTAGTAATTCTGTGCTAACGAGGTTTTGTTGACCACTGTTCCCTACAGATTGCGATACATAGACTTTGATGATAGCTGAAGATTGCAGGAGACGACTATGTACATGTGCGAACGCTGCAAATTTTGACATGGCTgtgctacacacacacacacacacacacacacacacacacatatatatatatatatatagagagagagagagagagagacagacagacagagacagagagagactgAGGGAGactgagagagacagagagagagacagatatatatatagatacatttacatatatgaAACTCTCAATTATGCAAAGTGTATGTATCATTATCTGTAGGTAGCATATATATAGCTAGGTGTTATAAAACTGACCTTTGACTTCATGAACAAGGGGATGTTCCCCAGGACGGGCCAGGCCCAGGGTCCGGGCGGGAGGTTGCGGGGGGTCTGCAGGTACCAGTACGTCATCAGGCAGACACAGGCCGCCAGTAGCAGGGTAGACATATCCAAGTACCGATAAACAGTCGTCAGTATCTCTGTTAGACACTCCATGCTGCACGCTTGTCTGTCTGCTGATGACGTGCCCGTTTGGCACTTCCGCGGTGCAAAGTGAACTTTGTGCTTATAATTATAGTGTGGTGGGGGTCATAGTTCAGCATAGGCCGTCTTACCATTGTATACTCAGATTCGCCTTCTCGCGACATTGGCAATCGCTACCGAATCCTTTTATGCTAATCCTTTTACAACATTTTAGAACAGATGGTTTCAGAAGTTATTTTTATTAAGCTACCCGGAGGAAGGTATAGTCTTGTTTTTCCAACAGTTGATATAGGGCCTATACTGCACATTAGCCCACAATATTTGTAGATTTTCAATGTGATACCTTGGTCAATACTATTTGGAGTAGACTGACTAGATGCATATTGCGGTTTTAGTCCAATCGGCCCCTATCTgcttagcctgagtatcatcctccgtagtaaccgctggctcacggcTTTCGCTTGCGTTTCGTTTACTGACAAAGATCTAGATGTTCAGTTGCGATACTAATCCACTGGCAGTTATTATACTAGTTCACTGCATATATAAAATGTCATAGATTTTGATAGTTTTCCTTTCAAGCCGAAGTGCTTGGCACTTACATGATCCATACCTCCcacctccctccctccttcgccactttctttccttccctccttccttcctcctttccttccttccttccaatTGATTTCCTGATTTCACATCTGATGATCTCACTGTATTACACAGCATTTACATCAGTAATGGTCCTTTAATATAACCTAATTTTTTTCTGCGGAAATTCCAAATGTGCATTTGCTCAAATTTACGTGGACGGAGATAAAACGCCGCCATTTAATTCTCGCAGTTGCTTTGGTTATTCTTACACTTCACATTTAAGCATAAAgagatacatatacatgtcttgAAACAACCTAACTTTAAGTTGCCAGTCTTACTTTTTGACCTGGCTTTAAGGGAAACTTGCATAAACACTCTTTTGTGAACAACCTTTAGAGTTTACAACTCAGGGGCTATAGGTTGTTTCgccacaatgtcagttcgccacagggcaagtcgtttcgcaacaaggcaCAAGTCGTTTCGTAACAAAGCACGCATCATTTCGCCacatattgattttatttctctGTAGATGGCTTAATAGCATTGGAAATCGTATCCCTAACATCACTTTACTACGCATTCATGGATGTCCGCGAATGAAATAATGGCATCTTGTCTAGCTATCGAGATATCACAATAACAGCTGATACATTTTGGCCTATTTAAGACGATAAAGCTTCATTTGTAGGAAGTTAATCATTGGAATGCCTTAAACTCTGACTAGCATATTACATGTGTGAAGATGTGTGCAAATTCCGTATATTGCAATTTAGTTTTGAATGGTAGTACATCTTCAGTCCCTTCCGTTACATGTATAGAATACCACCGTCGCTACCATTTGGAGCtaaattacaaacaaaacacttATCACATACCTAGTGCGTGGTGTTATACGATGCCTACAGCACTTCAGACATGCTACGAAATGCTAGTTCTGAGATGACTTTACATGTTTTAGAAACATACAGTGCATTATCTTTTAAAGGTTTGCCTTCCAAAATGAAATACACTGCTGGACTTCCATTTCCATCCACCTAAGATTTATCGAAAATTTGAGTATAATCATTCGTCATTCACCGTTCCAACAATTTTACCAGCGTTTGTCTTGGCAATATATTGATACATGGAGGGCATCAGGAAGAGCTCTCGTGTATTTTGATATCCGGATATTTGATGTGTTGAATATAACACAAATATCAATTTAGCCCTAACTGCCACACGTAAGAATTGATGATGGTTTGATTCATTCACCGCCCGGTTCCACTCGAAAACCATCTGGTTGTTACCGATGATCCGTGTATAGAAAAGGCTGCCCCTGAGGAGAGAAGTCATTCTGAATGTACGCGGACACGATGGCCGGACACGGGGCATTTCTTCTCGTCACGTTGATCTCTATGCTCAGTCTGGCTGCAGGTAAGAATCATTTCATCCATGTAATACATGCATATAACTGTTATTTATATattctatcatcatcatttatatACCAATGGTAAGAAATAAGACTACAAAGATTACGTAGCAATCATCTTTcattcttccttcctttctttcttgttctACACCCTTTCCACTTCATAGAGTCCTAATTCTTTGATTTTCACACATTGACACGTGACACGCGTTAGGATTGTAACTGGGTGGGTTTCATGTTATCATCTTTATCAATTGTTCTCCTAATAAGGGGCTTCCTTGTTTTCAGTTAGTAATTCATATATCTTGTCCAGATTCTGATCACAATATGAGACTTTGGGATGATTTCTTTAACAGGTGAAGAAGCCTACCTGACTTCCCTCCAGGGATGGGCCTACTACAAGGTTCGTGCGTCAGgcacgatgacgtcatcgaacATCAAGAGCACGTGTGAAGCAGCTGGGTACATCATGCCCTGCCCAGCGGAGCCGACATGTCCATCTATGTCCTCGGCTTGTGTGAACACAGGTCTGGGGACATGTAGCTGGCCAATGGACGGAATCTCCCGGGTTCTGTGTGCAAACAACCCATTACAATGCCCTGTAATGGACGGCATATTTGCTTATTACACTAGTTTCCGCGGTCAGGCCATCGGTGCCTACTCAGGCAACAACCAGTACTTCCATGGCGCAGACTACAGCAATCGGTTCGCCTTATGTGCAAAGGGTTAGTAGATTGGCTATTTAACAGCTCATCACCACAATTCAATAGATTATACACCAACGGTCaccttaaaggcatactacggaatatttgaacaaaacaaaaagtagcatTTCCTACTTTTCGTTgcattgttagttcaatcaaccctatagcattgcataccaatattcagggAAAAATGCTGTGATATCATTGCACCACcacataagcatgatgtataaaaattgtgatcttccagcAAACAGATAGCCACAGGCGGCTGGCTACTGCCTCTGTGTTCCTTATCAGCCGgccccagtggggggccagttgacaatttcctctgagtacagtagatagttgtaacagtggtgttcaagtaaccgcctatcgtccttgctcaagggcactagtgcttttgtggcgacagcgatagcagtCATGACttgtgatctgccgaccccggttcgatcccgggtagggggcatgttgtttctttctgttctactcgcccctctggttgtttcactggttcccatgccgaccctgtaacaggctagcggatgtgccacacagtgatgtcgaactcggagattcgaggacgaatcttgaaaagaaaagggggagtagtgtaacagtggtgttcaagtaccgcctaTCGTCATTGTGCCTTTATCTCCAGTCTGCCATGTGCCTAACTGATTATCCCACCCTGGGGGACCTCCTGGTGGCCAGCATGTTGTTGCTtacaaacaggagggtctaattCGGGAGGTCAACAGGTTACAGCGCGCCAAGAGCGGCATGTTTGTAGactaatcctttacgttgcaaacgtgaaataatggcacaaaagtgtCAATAagtggtagtaaatctgagatttcttagttctatgatatttcaaatttgagcgcaaacaATTCCGTAGTATAGCTTTAAGAGATATCCCTGTAATACACACGAAGCgtcctacatgtaagtataaAGACCGACAATTTTAATTCTGACGATGGGTTATAAAAAAAAGAGCTATTTTCTAAACTCCTTAACGGTGGGTTTGCAGATATCGAAGGGTGCGCCTCGGATCCCTGTCACCATGGCGGTACCTGTGTGGACGGAGTCAACTCCTACACCTGTCGGTGTGTGCCTGGCTTCACCGGAGACGACTGTGAGAATGGTAGGACCGCTTTGTACATTCCCCTATCTTATAATGCTTACTAGGatatctatatacaatgtacttatcaTTCTACCCATGGTATTCTCAATTCCAGCTGGTGAATTGAACGCACGCCTGGATTATGAAATTAGTGCAAACATTCATTGACATCGATTGAGGGATCGCGGGTCCTGGTACATATTATAACTAGAAACATTATCTTAAATTTTACCTGTCATTGAGGTAGCCTTAATATCAATGTTGCTCAGTTCTCTCTGTCGGTAATTTGTTGGACCGTGGgaagaaataaagacaaaaGACATTATCGACATTCAGTCCCAGAGCAGAGACAGTTATATTTTTGGCGGACGCCTCAGGGGCTCCGCCTAACattatagtgtgcgtccgttttacaagaattcccagaattccgcaggcatctgTGGAATTTTTACACAGGCATGCGAAGGGGATTCCCAAGTAGCGGGGGTGTAACTGATACTCCGGCCAGGGCAAAGATTACATCTGGAATCCATCAACCGGCCTTGGCACACACATCCTTTATACCATGGGCCGGGTCAGATCGTGTGTCTTACTTTTTGTGGCACAACATTGCGAAGATAAATGTGTACTGCTTTACGATGTCAAAAATGATCGCCAAAATTGACTACATTTGTTAGCTGGTGATTTTGGGCCAACAGGAAGAGAAGTTACTTCTaacattc
The sequence above is drawn from the Branchiostoma floridae strain S238N-H82 chromosome 4, Bfl_VNyyK, whole genome shotgun sequence genome and encodes:
- the LOC118413171 gene encoding cytochrome P450 2U1-like → MSTLLLAACVCLMTYWYLQTPRNLPPGPWAWPVLGNIPLFMKSKFDFFPDTITDLAWQYGDVMTFWNARDLNVVISGYRTIRSVLVKRAEDFSSRKAPPVLVDLRGDGTARDTTKGIIFADFGSDWKHQRKFAMKTLRDFGVGKRSLEGKICEEAAALSQELVAKDGEPFNTKPLLQNSVSNIICSIVFGKRFEYGDPEFLWLSHLISEVVNATPGKDILINIHPVFRHLPFGSQEHQKLARNFPKLQAFCGEQIKKHRATFDPNDIRDFIDAFLLEHQHAGREHAQYSFTVEQLQELVLDLFMAGAETTATSLHWALLYMLLNPGVQEKVQGEIDSVLGQAVPSYSLRDKMPYTTATLAEVQRINTVAPFSVPHSLSTGASLNGYTIPAGANILVNLWSVHMDPQLFPEPDKFNPDRFLDQDGNFVKHEALIPFSVGPRVCLGEQLARMEIFLLFVSLLQRFTFKPPEGVTNLSTIGTMTGIVNAPRPYDLCALPRQ